In the Acidobacteriota bacterium genome, GTCGTGCCGCCGACGACGACCTCCCCCACCGTCGAGAGCTGGTGGCGCTGGACCCTCTCGCCGTCGACGTACGTGCCGTTCCGGCTGTCGAGATCCTTCACGGTGCACGTCACGCCGGTGATCTCGAAGGCGCAATGCTCCGTCGAGATCTCCTCGTCGGACAGTGGGAAGTCCCCGTTGTTCCGCCCGACGACGATGCGGGGCTTGTGGATCTCCATCTTCTTCCCGCGATCCGGGCCCGAGATGACGGTCAGCGCGCACCTCAGGCCCGCGGGAAGGTTCAGCGCCGACGCCGATCCGGAGACGCGCGTGCCGCCCGCGAGGTCGGCGGGCCGCGGCGGCGGAGCCTTCTTCGCGGTGATCTCGGACGCGGGC is a window encoding:
- a CDS encoding FHA domain-containing protein; this encodes MIGPQCPACGAKVKLPKNAPLPPPHAKVRCPSCGSVGELEAFLTAAASAGEPSDEIIEDAEPASEITAKKAPPPRPADLAGGTRVSGSASALNLPAGLRCALTVISGPDRGKKMEIHKPRIVVGRNNGDFPLSDEEISTEHCAFEITGVTCTVKDLDSRNGTYVDGERVQRHQLSTVGEVVVGGTTILFTMTLEDAIPAG